In the genome of Anaerofustis stercorihominis DSM 17244, one region contains:
- a CDS encoding DUF3788 domain-containing protein, translated as MEWKEMYPIDKMPTDEELSTYITSPLYEDLCKYLSVEFNAKRSVEYSKCAAIPGWNVKYKKGIKSLCVVYPEKDIPKVMVVIGNKLENEAEAIIYTSSDYVMSRYKESKSNSGLGTWLVLDLLNEEVLSDIKRLIELKAKAK; from the coding sequence ATGGAATGGAAAGAAATGTACCCTATCGACAAAATGCCTACGGATGAAGAACTATCGACTTATATCACAAGCCCCCTTTACGAAGATTTATGCAAATATTTAAGCGTAGAGTTCAATGCAAAGAGAAGCGTAGAGTACAGCAAGTGTGCCGCTATACCCGGATGGAACGTTAAATACAAAAAGGGAATCAAATCACTTTGCGTGGTATACCCCGAAAAAGATATACCTAAAGTAATGGTGGTCATCGGCAATAAACTTGAAAACGAAGCGGAAGCTATAATATATACATCAAGCGATTATGTCATGAGCAGATATAAAGAAAGCAAATCCAACAGCGGACTAGGGACATGGCTGGTTCTTGATTTATTGAATGAAGAAGTATTGAGCGACATCAAAAGGCTAATCGAACTTAAAGCAAAGGCAAAATAA
- a CDS encoding OB-fold protein has product MNKNALNAEEKYKDKYVSLTGRLNVIDRSGDYISIVAGEYDIIGVQCYINDDKQLKNIKKLSIGEQVVVKCQITDAGEVLSYSLDIDSIKKN; this is encoded by the coding sequence TTGAATAAAAATGCTTTAAATGCCGAAGAAAAATATAAAGATAAATATGTATCATTGACAGGGCGTTTGAATGTCATTGATAGAAGTGGTGATTATATTTCTATCGTAGCCGGAGAATACGATATTATCGGTGTTCAATGTTATATCAACGATGATAAACAATTAAAGAATATAAAGAAATTATCTATAGGGGAGCAAGTGGTTGTAAAATGTCAAATAACCGATGCCGGAGAAGTTTTAAGCTATTCTCTCGATATAGATAGTATAAAGAAAAATTAA
- the dut gene encoding dUTP diphosphatase — MKNVKVEIINKSKYPLPEYATIGSAGADLYANIDEDMILRQGEISLIPTGIYIKLPVGYEAQIRARSGLSLKHGVTLVNGIGTIDSDYRGEIGIIITTLKNEPFRVTPGMKIAQMVISKHEIAEFTEVENLDETDRGKGGFGHSGV; from the coding sequence ATGAAAAATGTAAAAGTCGAAATAATAAATAAATCTAAGTATCCCCTGCCCGAATATGCGACAATAGGTAGTGCGGGAGCCGATTTATATGCAAATATAGATGAAGATATGATACTCAGACAAGGAGAAATATCTTTGATACCCACGGGGATATATATAAAGCTTCCCGTAGGTTACGAAGCGCAGATAAGAGCGAGGAGCGGACTGAGTTTGAAGCACGGTGTCACTCTGGTAAACGGAATAGGGACAATAGACAGCGACTACAGAGGAGAGATCGGGATAATAATAACTACGCTTAAAAATGAGCCTTTTAGAGTCACACCGGGCATGAAGATAGCTCAGATGGTCATATCGAAGCACGAAATCGCAGAATTCACCGAAGTCGAAAACCTTGATGAGACCGACAGAGGTAAGGGAGGCTTCGGTCACAGCGGCGTTTAA